The Branchiostoma lanceolatum isolate klBraLanc5 chromosome 3, klBraLanc5.hap2, whole genome shotgun sequence DNA segment CAGCCGCGGCCCTTGTCTTCCCTGTTCCCGGCGGTCCCTGGATCAGCGTGATCTCAGACGAGGCGGTCGCTTGGACAGCTTTCTCCTGGCTTCTGTTCATCATACTCTCCGTAGACCATCGCTTCTTCGGTCGCACGTCTGTAGGAACATCAAAGCCAGAACTCTCAGTTCGTTGATGCTCGAATGGAGCATCGGTTTGGAGATCTTCACCATCTGTAGGACCAGTAGGGGGCGCTTCTGTTGTTCCTGGTACCTCGGGTTGTGCTTCCGCTTCACTTCGGGTGACGTCGGCTGCCATTCGGTCTTCGTCGATGTCCTGCTCGAAGATAGTGGTCAGTGCGCCAACGCTACCTCCGAAAGATGAGATTACGCGTTCACAAATCAGGTTACTGGGGGTGTCCGAGTCGGCTTTCACGCAGAGGCAGTCGAGTGCCGCCATTACCCGCTTGTAGGAAATGCGATTGCCGATGTGGACGGCGGTGAACTGCCCGGGAGTGATGTACTGTAGCTGCGTCCTGCCACTGGTCCACAGAACTTTCAGCTCAACTTCTACCGAATACAAAGAAGACAGAAGTTAATCAACATCACAAGACACATTTGAAGTAACCTTAAGCGGGATGAAAAGACTTGTGATACGTTATTCTATAGCTGCGACGTTGAACGTTTGTACACATACCGGTCCTGTCGATGTTGACTTCGGTCACTATGACTGAGGGTGAAGTCTGAGACGACGGTACCGCCGTTATCTGCAGCTGGTCCCCGACAGACAGCGGCAGCTCGTTCTCCTCCCAGTCAGCAATGATGCACCGACCATCATACTCTTCCACGCGTATGACCGAGATCTCGTCCTCTCTCGCGCGAAGAGCCCGGCTCCGGCAGCTACAGACCTCCTCCCGGACTTCCATGGTACAAAGCGCTGTCCAGTGTAGGTAGTAATCCAGGCGTCCGGGTACAACGTCAGATTGGTTCATGGGAAGTACACCTAAAGCGTGACAACGTAAAATATGTTACATTCGGTGTAAGAAAATGACACAGAAAAATTTGTTTAAATGGTCACGTCAAAAGTATATAACGGCCTATACTAGATGTTCAAAAGTATATAACGGCCTATACTAGATGTTCACATGTACTTATTGTCCCCTATTATTGAGTCAAGATCTAAATGTTAACCTGTTTTGTCGTTTGGTGCTACAAAACTGTGTTTCACATACCATCTCTGATCATGTCCAGCAGACTGTTGGCGCAGTCCACGCCTGCGTACTGAAGGTAAACGAACAGTTGTCGTAACCTGTCCAGTCCAAAGACGACGCCATCTCTTTGGAGAGTTCTACAAAATCTGATGAAGAAAATGTATGGTCTTAAGATGACATTCACAAGTATTGCAATATCATTATTTACACCAGAACACAATACAATATGACAATCGGGCCGCTTATTTTTATTGCATATATCAACAGTGCGGCTTACCATGCTTCTTCAAAGAGATGGAAATTTGTCGATGGCTTAAATCTGTTGGACATTCGTAACCCGCCCACGGCTACGTCAAACTTGCAGCGTGACTTAACGGACCTCGACAAATGGTCCCACGATCAGCAAATGGTCCTACATCCCGGTAAATGCAAGGTCATGCACATCCAGTTCAGCAAGGTCGCATCAATCCCTCCCCCCTCTACCTTAACAACATCGAActgaaacaggtgcaggtgaTGAGAATTCTGGGGGTTCTCCTGCAGGCCGACCTGAAGTGGAATGCACATGTAGACCACATTTGTAACAGTGCCAGCCAGCGGCTGTACCTACTTCGGAGACTGAAATACTTTCATGTTCCCAAAGAGGACCTTGTctcagtgtatgtgtgttatgtaCGTCCCGTCACGGAATATGCCGCCCCAGTCTGGCACTCTGGCCTCACAAGTGCATTGAGTCAGAAGATTGAGAAAATTCAAAGAAGAGCCGTCAGGATAATCCTGGGGTCAGACTACTCCGGCTACACCGATGCCTGTACCATCCTGCACCTACCTACTCTCCAGGCGCGTCGTAGCAACCTGACTCTGAACTTTGCCACCTCTCTGCTATCATCTGAACTGTACCGCCACTTCCTGCCACCCGTAAGACAGTCAATCAGCAGCCGACGCACGCGTTCGTCGAACAAACTGCAACTTCAACGCTGTAGAACTGACCGTTATAGAAACAGCGCCATACCTCAGATGACCCGTCTGATGAACAATACTTGACTTTACCATCTGTTTACTAGTATATGGCTTTACTACATGTCATTCTGTCTCAAACGAAATAACGCTGATTCCCAGCCTTTAGCACTACGCCGCTCGTTTAACTTCCATTGTTTTTAATATGTATTTACCTTTTACGAATTAATGACTCGTACGTCTTGTAAAGTCAGACTGcaattcagtctgttgactgtcacggtctgattgtattgtgtgtgcaataaataaaccattcatcaatcgAAACATTGGACTTAAGTAAAGAGGCTTCAATTCACCTGCGGATTCTCGTGAGTGTGACCTCTGTGTCCACGTGAGCTACCGGCTGCACGCACATATATGACGTCATGAACACAATGTTGATGAGCACGTGAAAGTATCTCTCTTCGGTCTCGGGTCGGAGGTTGACTTGATCACGATACCTCCACAACAAAGATTCAAGCCTCAAAGCTGCCTGCAGTGTGAAGAGGAGAAACACACACTAAGCCGTTTGTTTATGTTAGCGGTTATAAGTTTGAAAAAGGCAGTAACAaaagtgatatatatatatatatatgtcacaatTGTTTCTTCTCACACTAACAATAAGACAGCTGTAAGTGAAACGTACCTCGGGTAGTTGTCCAAAGAGTTCAATGATATGGTTAAGCGAGTCACTTGTCAGCGTCCCGGCCTCTCCGGCCTCACAGATAGCTTCACACATGGATTCAAACTTGCGCAGGCGCTCAGCCTCCTCTGAAAGGACTTCTTCTGGTTCAACCCCCAGCTCAGGAAACTCTCGGTGACTTCCTACATCGACAGTGAACGCCGTGCCTTCCACGTGCGTCTCTCCTGTTGCGTCTTGCGACGGTTCTTCCGTGAAGGCTTCCCGCTGTCGCCGCTCGGTGTAGATGCTCGGGCCGCACTGCATATGTGTAACTTGATAAAAGATTTCAACTGACTGGACTTCTTCCTTCTGCAGCTTGACCGAGCGGTCTCTTCGTTCTCCGGGAAACCTGTCCAGCGCCACGCTCATCTTGACGGATCCGTCGCTCAACCGTAGCCACACGAATGTCCTCGGGCGTATGACGTTGTAGATCTGCAGGTGTTCCGAGTCCAGCTCCAACAGGTAGTCGTCGTTCCTGTGGCCATCTTGAAGGTCCACCATTTCCATCCCTCCCCCGGAGTGGTCCGAGAAGAAGACGACTGTGGGACGCCCCGAGCTCTGGTCTGTAGTGATGACGTCCTCCATCACTAGCGGCCCGGGAAGACACAGTCCCAGCACCAGGACTGTTCCAGCCAGGCAGAACTCAAAGATAAGCAGCTTCGGCGTCTCGGACGTCAGGACACTTCGGACGGTCGGCCAAGATATGTCTTCATCGGACTGCTGGTAGAAGAGTGACCACTGGTTTGGCGACATTATGTCCATCCGCTCTATGTCGTTCTCCGTAAGAACCCTTGATCTGTAGAAGGCATTGCTGATGTACTTCATGGGTAGTTCAGGGCAATCAATTACCACTCTTGCCTTCTGACTTGGCGTGAAACGCGTGAAATCGATCCGGCTCACGTAGCTCTGAAGGTCCCCGAGGCAGCCGTTGCTCTCACACCATTTGTACAGGAAACGGAAGAGCTGATACTCGCTGACGTTGATGTCCTTGTTATTCAGAAGGTCTGTGATGTCGGGCTCTTCAAAGACTCTAACTGTCAGGTCGCTGTCTACAGCTACACTGTCGGCGAGGTAGAGATCCGCGCGTTCCAGCATCTTCTGCCACACGTATCTGGTCTCCCGTGCTTCTGGCGGCTAAAGAGTGAAATACGTCCATGTCCGTTACTGATGAAAGGCAAAGGCGAAAGATGGTCTATCTACGTCCTCAATGAAATCAGACATCCAAACAAACactggacatgaaaaaaatattcacatGATAGAAAAGGCTCGTACAGTAGATACCTTGAGCAAACGAGGTGGAATAACAACGCCTTTCCCGGTCTTTGCTGTGTCGACTGCAGTGGCGAACAGCTTCGCGATATTGCGACACTCGGACGACTTGACGCCTCTGACGTCAGCCCATCTGTTGAAGAGCTCGTTGAGTCGGCTGACCGTGCGGCTGTTGTAGTTCGCAAACACGGAAATGAGGTCGTCACTGGAGACACGTTCTTTCTTTGCAGCTTCTCCacctgaaaaacaaaatttccAATGTCTATTTTGTGATCTTCTCAAAGGAAACGTTTCCCCATGAGACGTGGTCTGCAGGCCCTACTTGTGAGATTTTGCATGATCACAGTcactatacacatgtatttgattatgaatACCAAAACTAGAATAGGCAACAAGGTGCATTTTAACATAAGTGCTGTATGTACATAACAAATAGCTAGCAACAAATAGTCATGAATGATTGTGATTTATATTCATAACATGCATTGTGTAGAGATCACTTGAAGAGTTACCTGGATAGGAGAGCGGTTTCTCCTCACACTCTGGAACCAGATCTGGATCCCAGCACACAAAGAACTTATCTCCATCGAGGTCGCTGCCGGCTATCTCATCGGCATGTGGCCGCTCGCCTACCAGAAACAAGGGACACATATCAATACAATGTAGACCTTTGTCAGTTATGTCAAGCATCCACCACATTGACTCCGCCACGCCACTTCACATTCTCTTTCCTGTAGATTGAAAACTGACGTTGAAAAAAGTTTGTTtcgtcttgttttgttttgttttaacgTGTAGCTGGTTTAGTGCGTTACCTTGTACAGGAAACACTATGCAGTCCACAAGATGGCGGCACTCCTCCACATTGACACACTGCAACACGCGGAAGTCTCCGGGATGGTAACACGGACACTTCACGACAGCCACCGTCGTGTCAGCGAATACCTGTCACACAGCAGAGAAAAAGCACGTTTGATATAATGTCCTGGAATAGCATGTGCAAAATAAATGTTGGCCCTTCAGACATTTGTATCAAAACTAATATCGGAGATGcgtatcatgcataattataattaatgaggtaaaTGATTGAAGAATGGCAATGAGAAAAAGTAAATACATATGTATCTTAAGTTGTACTCATATATTTGTTCCTAcctgcgttttccctcgcacTGTGGCTTGGAAGAAGCACTGCCCAGGCTGAAGCTTGCCCGAAGGATCACAGACCCCGAAAACGTTTCTGGACTTTTCTATGGGTATTTTCAATGCTCTCGCTGGCTCAGGCTTTGTGTTGAGGAGTTTGTGGACTTTGTTAGCTTTGGGGGGACGTCGCACTCTATTACGGAACCCCCGAAGTATCTCCAGCGTCTCGTTGTCAGGTCCGTCCTCTCGCGAGAACAGACGTTCGGCGAGACCCATGTATCCCCGGGCGCAGAGGTGGCGGAATGCTACTTCTTTGTCAATCTCTAGGCGGTCAAGTTCCCGGAAATACGTATCTTGCTTTGACAGGAACACATCGTCTTGGATGCCTAGCGCTGAGAGCATCATGATGTACTGTTTGTTGAGCTGGCCGAACGCGTAGGGCTGGGAGATGCCGTCATCACACACACCGAAGACGTGCGGCGCTGGTAACTTCCACTTGAACTTCTCTTGTGAGGGGCGAATGCACACACCGTTGGGAAGAGATGGGTCGATCATGACGATACCCTTGCATCCCTTCATGCGGAACTGGATAACGGAAGGGACCGGTGGGTCCTGGTGTCGGTAACGCTCAGAAATGTCTTTGTCGTCCGTGATTTTTCTGGCGCAGGCTACAGATATGAAACCGCAGCCGTCAGTGAACGTGAACCCGTTGGCCTCGATGTCCTTGATGTGATCTATCTCCTTCACGTGAAGTTCAAGGCACTTTGTCGCCGTCGAGAGTAAAAGACCGATTCGTGCTGCTCGCTTGGAAGGATTCTTTATGGCTTCAAACTCGCCGAATCTGTTTACCAGCCGTTCCCAAGGACCCAGGACTCCCTGATCGTACAGAATGCACGTTCTCTCTCGGAGCTGACTCGCGCTGTGACCGAAGAACACATAATGGCGCTTCTGCTGGTTTCCAACCGACACTTTGAACCCTGACTTCAAGACTGCCGTGACGACATGACGGGGTGTACTCAGGTCAAAATGGAGGACGACAAAATGGCCGACGTCGTGTTCTCGGAACAGTGAACACATCTTAGCATCACTGAAGTCCGTCTCGACGAAAAAATCGTCTATTCTTAACTTCTTCCTTCTGACGTCTTCACGTCCCCTCTTGCGTCGTATGTAGACAACTTTGATGGGAACTTTCTGGAGTCTCTCCTGTGGTCTTGACCGTTTCTGGTTATAGATCAGTTCTTTCTGCGCAACACGTCCGTCTTCTGTGTCTGGATTCTCCAGAAAGCCCGTTAGAGTACGCGGATCTGTTGACACCATTCTTACAGCTGCTGTTGATTTGTCATTGAGTTACTGTTTCTAGAGATACACAAATACTGTTAACGGGCATGGGACATAAACGTTCCCACAGGATTGCACCTGCACATACATAAACAGACATCTGTTAAGCGGCAGCGAAAAAAAACCCAACTTTTCACCTTCTTGGGCAAGGTTACATAGACAAAGTGCTCGTGCAGTCAGTCTGTGCTGTCGGACGAGGGAAAAGATGATCATTGAGAGCTCTATGCAAGTGAATCTACCGGAGATCAGCGCGCAAAGGCCGTCGGGAGGGATAGGTCTGTACAGGTGAAAGGGTACGCGGAAGTGACTTACGGCTAGCGGTGCTGGGACCCGATGATATAACAGGTCCGTTTGCAATTACTTTCTAgtttaagcctaggttacacatagccgaacatggcctcccgactctcccccgaccatggttagagtgattcggcagtgattcgggagctaggtcggctggcgttcggctgagtctgctggcgttcggctgagtcggctggtgttcggctgtgccagccgaatgttttgaaaatttcaaaacattcggctctggacggagggtctgaaatgggtcggctggtgttcggcgcggtcggctagtgctcggctggtattcggaattgagtcagcagtaaaattaaaaccttaaccacgccagaaacactactgacttactcccaactagtttccaacctacccataactaaCCCCAAGgacgtagacaaatctctgctaactgattctcaaccaagtgactactatatGAACGTGGGCAACTCACCcgcgaccttcacacgaccaaaaacaaagaagaacactaaaaacagtattaaagctagctatgatccgaattcgatctctcggtgatgttaacaacataatagaatggattatcctacttaaaaacaaaaatgacccctcttttgtaagtcgctgaatatgtccattttaaTTCGTGAGaaggtctgcaatcggtcggggattagtcaggaaagattcggcagtctgcggctagaggtcgggatggttgggtgTAGGCTACAAAgtattcggggcccattcggaagtaattcgtgtactggttaggagatgatcggcgcatcttcggcgcatgttcggcgccaaagataggcgtggcccaaaaactggtcagactgctcccgaacttcagccgacctgagtcggctagcgttcgggagccatgttcggctatgtgtaacctaggctttatgCTGCTTTATATCAAGGCGGGGTATTtttgcctaatttgcatagatttgCATAAATATACCTTAAACCACGATGTCCCACCTGGTCATACCTAAAAACGATCGAGAGACATCTAGATATACATCATTCTATAATACTGGGCTAATTGCGGACACGGTGGCCTACGCTTTTCATTTTCTAGCCTCTTCTGAGGATCTCCTTTTATAGATCTTCCTTTCAATATGTTCAATTACTCGTCGACCATGTCCCCTCCGATCATTTTACAGACTCAGTCATGATGGTTATCGTTATCTGCGACTTGTGAACGTTTTTGGCAGGGTGCGCGTGACTGACTCAGCCACACCTAGTATTTGTACAATAGATTCTACTGCAAATGTACTATAGACTCTATTGCAAATATAAATACAATT contains these protein-coding regions:
- the LOC136430807 gene encoding uncharacterized protein isoform X1; this translates as MVSTDPRTLTGFLENPDTEDGRVAQKELIYNQKRSRPQERLQKVPIKVVYIRRKRGREDVRRKKLRIDDFFVETDFSDAKMCSLFREHDVGHFVVLHFDLSTPRHVVTAVLKSGFKVSVGNQQKRHYVFFGHSASQLRERTCILYDQGVLGPWERLVNRFGEFEAIKNPSKRAARIGLLLSTATKCLELHVKEIDHIKDIEANGFTFTDGCGFISVACARKITDDKDISERYRHQDPPVPSVIQFRMKGCKGIVMIDPSLPNGVCIRPSQEKFKWKLPAPHVFGVCDDGISQPYAFGQLNKQYIMMLSALGIQDDVFLSKQDTYFRELDRLEIDKEVAFRHLCARGYMGLAERLFSREDGPDNETLEILRGFRNRVRRPPKANKVHKLLNTKPEPARALKIPIEKSRNVFGVCDPSGKLQPGQCFFQATVRGKTQVFADTTVAVVKCPCYHPGDFRVLQCVNVEECRHLVDCIVFPVQGERPHADEIAGSDLDGDKFFVCWDPDLVPECEEKPLSYPGGEAAKKERVSSDDLISVFANYNSRTVSRLNELFNRWADVRGVKSSECRNIAKLFATAVDTAKTGKGVVIPPRLLKPPEARETRYVWQKMLERADLYLADSVAVDSDLTVRVFEEPDITDLLNNKDINVSEYQLFRFLYKWCESNGCLGDLQSYVSRIDFTRFTPSQKARVVIDCPELPMKYISNAFYRSRVLTENDIERMDIMSPNQWSLFYQQSDEDISWPTVRSVLTSETPKLLIFEFCLAGTVLVLGLCLPGPLVMEDVITTDQSSGRPTVVFFSDHSGGGMEMVDLQDGHRNDDYLLELDSEHLQIYNVIRPRTFVWLRLSDGSVKMSVALDRFPGERRDRSVKLQKEEVQSVEIFYQVTHMQCGPSIYTERRQREAFTEEPSQDATGETHVEGTAFTVDVGSHREFPELGVEPEEVLSEEAERLRKFESMCEAICEAGEAGTLTSDSLNHIIELFGQLPEAALRLESLLWRYRDQVNLRPETEERYFHVLINIVFMTSYMCVQPVAHVDTEVTLTRIRRFCRTLQRDGVVFGLDRLRQLFVYLQYAGVDCANSLLDMIRDGVLPMNQSDVVPGRLDYYLHWTALCTMEVREEVCSCRSRALRAREDEISVIRVEEYDGRCIIADWEENELPLSVGDQLQITAVPSSQTSPSVIVTEVNIDRTEVELKVLWTSGRTQLQYITPGQFTAVHIGNRISYKRVMAALDCLCVKADSDTPSNLICERVISSFGGSVGALTTIFEQDIDEDRMAADVTRSEAEAQPEVPGTTEAPPTGPTDGEDLQTDAPFEHQRTESSGFDVPTDVRPKKRWSTESMMNRSQEKAVQATASSEITLIQGPPGTGKTRAAAEVIARWQEQSDNKILAVAETNEGVDNIIQKLIDRNVPQEQILRVGQPEKVRYGLRHLTLDKRYDEKYGSEESRRGRKKAQGIKAILSKAKIICTTCIGAGSPVLQQLTFRRVLVDEAAQATEPAVLCALSHGCQQVCLIGDDQQLPPLVQTEDAQELKISLFERWRGQKVQVHLLDTQYRMHPAISTFPSERFYEGRIKNGVEASDRMPPSGFNWPNQKMPVSFVNVSSRETSRGTSKFNDEEVQIVTNVTKQLLEGGDIREDDIGIVSPYKAQIEKIKEGLKRNIAVRSVDGFQGQERDVIIFSAVRANEGGYVGFLSDPRRMNVLLTRARRGLIVVGAGETLEKGSDDWKKWIQWIRENKLEQLRAEAGGGRQADANSARGRGQRGRGYKGRGTGRGRRGRGNARQSQS
- the LOC136430807 gene encoding uncharacterized protein isoform X2, whose amino-acid sequence is MVSTDPRTLTGFLENPDTEDGRVAQKELIYNQKRSRPQERLQKVPIKVVYIRRKRGREDVRRKKLRIDDFFVETDFSDAKMCSLFREHDVGHFVVLHFDLSTPRHVVTAVLKSGFKVSVGNQQKRHYVFFGHSASQLRERTCILYDQGVLGPWERLVNRFGEFEAIKNPSKRAARIGLLLSTATKCLELHVKEIDHIKDIEANGFTFTDGCGFISVACARKITDDKDISERYRHQDPPVPSVIQFRMKGCKGIVMIDPSLPNGVCIRPSQEKFKWKLPAPHVFGVCDDGISQPYAFGQLNKQYIMMLSALGIQDDVFLSKQDTYFRELDRLEIDKEVAFRHLCARGYMGLAERLFSREDGPDNETLEILRGFRNRVRRPPKANKVHKLLNTKPEPARALKIPIEKSRNVFGVCDPSGKLQPGQCFFQATVRGKTQVFADTTVAVVKCPCYHPGDFRVLQCVNVEECRHLVDCIVFPVQGERPHADEIAGSDLDGDKFFVCWDPDLVPECEEKPLSYPGGEAAKKERVSSDDLISVFANYNSRTVSRLNELFNRWADVRGVKSSECRNIAKLFATAVDTAKTGKGVVIPPRLLKPPEARETRYVWQKMLERADLYLADSVAVDSDLTVRVFEEPDITDLLNNKDINVSEYQLFRFLYKWCESNGCLGDLQSYVSRIDFTRFTPSQKARVVIDCPELPMKYISNAFYRSRVLTENDIERMDIMSPNQWSLFYQQSDEDISWPTVRSVLTSETPKLLIFEFCLAGTVLVLGLCLPGPLVMEDVITTDQSSGRPTVVFFSDHSGGGMEMVDLQDGHRNDDYLLELDSEHLQIYNVIRPRTFVWLRLSDGSVKMSVALDRFPGERRDRSVKLQKEEVQSVEIFYQVTHMQCGPSIYTERRQREAFTEEPSQDATGETHVEGTAFTVDVGSHREFPELGVEPEEVLSEEAERLRKFESMCEAICEAGEAGTLTSDSLNHIIELFGQLPEAALRLESLLWRYRDQVNLRPETEERYFHVLINIVFMTSYMCVQPVAHVDTEVTLTRIRRFCRTLQRDGVVFGLDRLRQLFVYLQYAGVDCANSLLDMIRDGVLPMNQSDVVPGRLDYYLHWTALCTMEVREEVCSCRSRALRAREDEISVIRVEEYDGRCIIADWEENELPLSVGDQLQITAVPSSQTSPSVIVTEVNIDRTEVELKVLWTSGRTQLQYITPGQFTAVHIGNRISYKRVMAALDCLCVKADSDTPSNLICERVISSFGGSVGALTTIFEQDIDEDRMAADVTRSEAEAQPEVPGTTEAPPTGPTDGEDLQTDAPFEHQRTESSGFDVPTDVRPKKRWSTESMMNRSQEKAVQATASSEITLIQGPPGTGKTRAAAEVIARWQEQSDNKILAVAETNEGVDNIIQKLIDRNVPQEQILRVGQPEKVRYGLRHLTLDKRYDEKYGSEESRRGRKKAQGIKAILSKAKIICTTCIGAGSPVLQQLTFRRVLVDEAAQATEPAVLCALSHGCQQVCLIGDDQQLPPLVQTEDAQELKISLFERWRGQKVQVHLLDTQYRMHPAISTFPSERFYEGRIKNGVEASDRMPPSGFNWPNQKMPVSFVNVSSRETSRGTSKFNDEEVQIVTNVTKQLLEGGDIREDDIGIVSPYKAQIEKIKEGLKRNIAVRSVDGFQGQERDVIIFSAVRANEGGYVGFLSDPRRMNVLLTRARRGLIVVGAGETLEKGSDDWKKWIQWIRENKLEQG